Proteins encoded by one window of Rhipicephalus sanguineus isolate Rsan-2018 unplaced genomic scaffold, BIME_Rsan_1.4 Seq8591, whole genome shotgun sequence:
- the LOC119378533 gene encoding BTB/POZ domain-containing protein 6-like: MTDFEFRVKPDDDPDIPERRFRVHKLFLAMRNEVFDAMFFGDLAEKSEVVITDVHPDGFDLLLRFLYSGKPKIKSIDDALRARFAAKKYLVQGLVDACSDYIAKNLKADRLCSFIDYYMQSREPEMDAIADLLLTSSNAPAILTSKEFNFALEETVRYIVDKIRKVSEASVVKAVFGWAQEQCVKSLQSDNPIEVKALMRTFFPKLRFLTMTAEEFVEGLSSWGLLEDAENLAILRNIVKRGCQPLPEGFCNVTNDRF, from the exons ATGACGGACTTCGAGTTCCGGGTGAAGCCGGACGATGATCCCGACATCCCCGAGCGGAGATTCCGCGTGCACAAACTATTCCTAGCCATGAGGAACGAGGTATTCGACGCCATGTTTTTTGGAGATTTGGCTGAGAAAAGTGAGGTCGTCATCACGGACGTACACCCAGACGGCTTCGATTTGCTGCTCAG GTTCCTGTACTCTGGCAAGCCTAAGATCAAGAGCATCGACGACGCGCTGCGCGCGAGGTTTGCCGCCAAGAAGTACCTGGTTCAGGGGCTTGTCGACGCTTGCAGTGACTATATAGCGAAAAACCTCAAGGCCGATCGGCTGTGCTCATTTATAGACTACTACATGCAAAGCCGCGAGCCAGAAATGGACGCCATCGCGGATTTACTCCTTACGTCGTCCAATGCCCCGGCCATCCTCACCTCGAAGGAATTCAACTTCGCCCTCGAGGAGACTGTTCGGTACATCGTGGATAAAATCAGGAAGGTTTCCGAAGCCAGCGTGGTCAAGGCCGTGTTCGGCTGGGCCCAGGAACAGTGCGTCAAAAGCCTGCAGTCGGACAACCCGATCGAAGTGAAGGCACTCATGCGCACGTTCTTTCCCAAGCTGCGGTTCTTGACCATGACAGCTGAAGAGTTTGTGGAGGGACTCAGTTCCTGGGGTCTGCTTGAAGACGCCGAGAATCTTGCGATACTGCGCAATATCGTAAAGAGAGGATGTCAGCCTCTGCCGGAAGGGTTCTGCAACGTCACGAATGATCGCTTCTAG